Proteins co-encoded in one Candidatus Limnocylindrales bacterium genomic window:
- a CDS encoding class I SAM-dependent methyltransferase, protein MSSTPVIRLRGDKERSLLRRHPWIFSGAILREDAGIEPGQTVDVVGEDHAFLARGAYSPSSQIRVRVWTFEEDETVDEGFLRRRLQVAMHARRDLVRGSTAVRMVNAESDGLPGLVVDRYGDVLVCQFLSAGVEAWRAAIIEALADLGAAACLYERSDAEVRAKEGLEQRSGLLRGQEPPALVEVVENERRYLVDVRRGHKTGFYIDQRSGRDAAQRWAGGRSVLNAFSYTGGFAVAALRGGAAGVLSIDSSRDALELARRNLELNGLADERSENVEGDVFALLRRFRDARRSFDMIVLDPPKFAESRAQLDRAARGYKDINLLAFKLLSPGGVLLTFSCSGLMQPELFQKIVADAALDARRDAQILERLEQPPDHPVATTFPEGGYLKGLVCRVA, encoded by the coding sequence GTGTCTTCCACACCTGTCATTCGGCTGCGAGGCGACAAGGAGCGCTCGCTGCTGCGACGCCATCCCTGGATCTTCTCCGGCGCCATCCTGCGCGAGGATGCAGGCATCGAGCCTGGCCAGACCGTGGACGTGGTGGGCGAGGATCACGCATTTCTGGCGCGCGGCGCCTACTCGCCCTCCTCGCAGATCCGCGTGCGCGTATGGACGTTCGAGGAAGACGAAACGGTGGACGAGGGGTTTTTGAGGCGACGCCTGCAGGTGGCGATGCACGCGCGCCGCGACCTCGTGCGCGGGTCTACCGCTGTGCGCATGGTCAACGCCGAATCGGACGGTCTTCCCGGCCTCGTCGTCGATCGCTACGGCGACGTCCTGGTCTGCCAGTTCCTGTCTGCGGGCGTGGAAGCGTGGCGTGCGGCCATCATCGAAGCACTTGCCGATCTCGGTGCCGCCGCCTGCCTCTACGAGCGCTCCGATGCCGAGGTGCGCGCCAAGGAAGGGCTCGAGCAGCGCAGTGGATTGCTGCGGGGGCAGGAGCCGCCGGCGCTCGTCGAGGTCGTCGAGAACGAGCGGCGCTATCTCGTCGACGTTCGCCGCGGTCACAAGACCGGTTTCTACATCGACCAGCGCAGCGGGCGCGATGCCGCCCAACGATGGGCGGGCGGTCGCAGCGTTCTCAACGCGTTCTCCTATACCGGCGGCTTTGCCGTGGCGGCGCTGCGCGGCGGCGCCGCCGGCGTCCTCAGCATCGACAGCTCGCGTGACGCGCTGGAGCTGGCGCGCCGCAACCTCGAGCTCAACGGCCTCGCCGATGAGCGTAGCGAGAATGTCGAAGGCGACGTGTTCGCGCTTCTGCGGCGTTTTCGCGACGCGCGCCGCAGCTTCGACATGATCGTGCTCGATCCGCCCAAGTTCGCCGAGTCGCGAGCGCAGCTGGATCGTGCCGCACGCGGGTACAAGGACATCAACCTTCTCGCGTTCAAGCTCCTGTCTCCGGGCGGAGTGCTGCTGACGTTCTCATGCTCGGGGCTGATGCAGCCCGAGCTGTTCCAGAAGATCGTCGCCGACGCCGCGCTCGACGCGCGGCGCGATGCGCAGATCCTCGAGCGTCTCGAGCAGCCGCCCGATCACCCCGTGGCCACCACCTTTCCCGAAGGCGGCTATCTGAAAGGCCTCGTCTGCCGCGTCGCCTGA
- a CDS encoding tetratricopeptide repeat protein, with the protein MRLFERRASGAAREGCERDEPRRRRPPRYVRASAVVLPAILAALLYLPSLRNPLVWDDELHVPAAATAPAAELIRPAPGQYARPMVMVSYAAQARLGGASPAALHLFNATIHGAAVALLALLLLRLGAAVPVAAAASILMAAHPLCSAAVAYVSGRTDLLAALFLLAALHVALAERRSGPALAAAGAAALCLLSALSKESGVMAGPAVAALWWHRAWRGRAEHSRPWVAVAALIASGAGLFLVWPGDAVSAAVPPWLRLRAAGTTLAILLRLTLWPGDLHLDRLTPTGGGGAALLGLAFVVAAAGVAAAFLRRPTAPRLAAVLAVLLYLPVCGLIPVHPRIAEHLIFTGEQFAYLPLAPLSALAAGALARWLPVQQRGAIVVASALVLAAAWTPAVLARQHQLADAESVYRTTLAYSPSPRACFNLGNLHLARAQHAQAAAVYERCVRIAPHDAQAHGQLAIAYQHLRRDEDARRAYERAIGLDSGSAALWSNFATLDANQRLYEDARRKWERALEIDPSFAPARESLARLPQR; encoded by the coding sequence ATGAGGCTGTTCGAACGGCGCGCTTCCGGCGCGGCGCGCGAAGGCTGCGAGCGCGACGAGCCGCGCCGGCGGCGGCCGCCGCGGTACGTTCGAGCATCGGCTGTGGTGCTGCCCGCCATCCTCGCGGCATTGCTCTACCTTCCGAGCCTGCGCAATCCGCTGGTGTGGGACGACGAGCTGCACGTTCCCGCCGCGGCCACCGCGCCGGCGGCAGAGCTGATTCGGCCGGCGCCGGGCCAGTACGCACGGCCGATGGTCATGGTCAGCTATGCGGCGCAGGCACGGCTCGGCGGCGCCTCGCCCGCCGCGCTGCATCTCTTCAACGCCACCATCCATGGGGCCGCCGTCGCGCTGCTGGCGCTGCTTCTTCTGCGCCTGGGCGCCGCGGTGCCGGTGGCGGCCGCCGCATCCATCCTGATGGCCGCCCATCCTCTGTGCTCCGCCGCCGTCGCCTACGTCTCGGGCCGCACGGATCTGCTGGCCGCCCTGTTCCTCCTCGCCGCGCTGCACGTGGCGCTGGCCGAGCGCCGCAGCGGCCCGGCTCTGGCCGCCGCCGGTGCAGCGGCGCTGTGCCTTCTGTCGGCGCTGTCCAAGGAGAGCGGCGTCATGGCCGGACCGGCGGTGGCCGCGCTCTGGTGGCATCGGGCGTGGCGGGGGCGCGCCGAGCACTCGCGGCCGTGGGTGGCGGTGGCAGCGCTGATTGCGTCCGGCGCCGGCCTGTTCCTGGTATGGCCGGGCGACGCGGTCTCGGCCGCGGTTCCGCCATGGCTACGGCTGCGCGCGGCCGGAACCACGCTGGCCATCCTGTTGCGGCTCACGCTCTGGCCCGGCGATCTGCATCTGGACCGCCTGACGCCGACCGGAGGCGGCGGCGCTGCACTGCTTGGCCTGGCCTTCGTCGTCGCCGCTGCGGGCGTGGCCGCCGCGTTCCTTCGCCGGCCGACCGCGCCGCGGCTTGCGGCCGTGCTTGCCGTGCTGCTGTATCTGCCCGTCTGCGGCCTGATCCCGGTCCATCCGCGCATCGCCGAGCACCTGATCTTTACCGGCGAGCAGTTCGCGTATCTTCCGTTGGCGCCATTGTCGGCGCTTGCCGCCGGCGCGCTCGCTCGCTGGCTGCCGGTGCAACAGCGCGGCGCCATCGTCGTGGCCAGCGCGCTGGTGCTGGCGGCGGCGTGGACGCCGGCGGTGCTCGCGCGCCAGCATCAGCTCGCCGACGCCGAGAGCGTCTATCGGACGACGCTGGCGTACTCGCCGAGCCCGCGCGCGTGCTTCAACCTCGGCAACCTGCACCTTGCGCGCGCACAGCATGCGCAGGCGGCAGCGGTCTACGAGCGTTGCGTACGCATTGCCCCGCACGATGCGCAGGCACACGGCCAGCTCGCCATCGCCTATCAGCATCTGCGGCGCGACGAGGATGCGCGGCGCGCCTACGAACGCGCCATCGGCCTCGACTCCGGCAGCGCCGCGCTGTGGAGCAACTTCGCGACTCTCGATGCCAACCAGCGACTCTACGAGGATGCGCGCCGCAAGTGGGAACGCGCGCTGGAAATCGATCCGTCCTTTGCGCCGGCGCGCGAGTCACTGGCGCGGCTGCCGCAGCGGTGA
- a CDS encoding VOC family protein, translated as MSIEVTAVDHVYVTVTDLDRSERFYDGVMRLLGFRKGIFAIGGEPHFHYFNKVTQYSIRPSRSGPPHDPYRPGLHHYCFRVASRAEVDAAAAGLRALGIDASEPALYPQYAEDYYATFFEDPDGIRLEIVAHRRMRTLVVEHWEELTEFENPVQKAGLARARPEGAASACPSEQANASRND; from the coding sequence ATGAGCATCGAGGTCACGGCCGTCGATCACGTCTATGTCACCGTCACCGACCTCGATCGCTCCGAGCGGTTCTACGACGGCGTCATGCGCCTGCTCGGCTTCCGCAAGGGCATTTTCGCCATCGGCGGTGAGCCTCACTTCCACTACTTCAACAAGGTCACGCAGTACTCGATCCGGCCTTCGCGCAGCGGGCCACCACACGACCCGTACCGCCCCGGCCTTCACCACTACTGCTTCCGCGTAGCGTCGCGTGCCGAAGTGGACGCGGCCGCCGCCGGCCTGCGCGCGCTCGGCATCGATGCCAGCGAGCCGGCCCTGTACCCGCAATATGCCGAGGACTACTACGCGACGTTCTTCGAGGACCCCGACGGAATCCGTCTGGAGATCGTCGCCCATCGCCGCATGCGCACTCTCGTGGTCGAGCACTGGGAGGAGCTGACCGAGTTCGAGAATCCCGTGCAGAAGGCGGGCCTGGCTCGCGCGAGGCCGGAAGGCGCGGCGTCGGCCTGCCCGAGCGAGCAGGCCAACGCGTCACGCAATGACTAG
- a CDS encoding rhomboid family intramembrane serine protease, producing MFPIRDDNPSLSTPMFTYLVVALNAAAWVLLQGMGAEPALSASVCHLGLIPGELLGLAPDGLKVPISQTAACVIHHDAANWLSPFTSMFLHGGWFHILGNMWFLWLFGDNVEDSMGHVRFACFYVICGLAAAAAQAFSDPASAVPMVGASGAIGGVMGAYAVTFPHARVDMLITLGFYVTHAAVPAYLMLGYWFLLQIIGGVPALQSEGGGVAFWAHAGGFLAGVVLSFVFRNPDRLAAQHRARMRQQLFGYSD from the coding sequence GTGTTTCCCATTCGTGACGACAATCCTTCGCTTTCGACCCCGATGTTCACCTACCTCGTCGTGGCTCTCAATGCTGCCGCATGGGTGTTACTGCAAGGAATGGGGGCCGAGCCGGCGCTGAGCGCCTCGGTGTGTCACCTGGGACTGATTCCCGGCGAATTGCTGGGACTTGCGCCCGATGGTCTCAAGGTTCCCATCAGCCAGACTGCCGCGTGCGTCATCCATCACGACGCCGCCAACTGGCTGAGCCCGTTCACCTCGATGTTCCTGCATGGAGGCTGGTTCCACATCCTCGGCAACATGTGGTTCCTGTGGCTCTTCGGCGACAATGTCGAGGACTCGATGGGGCACGTCCGCTTCGCGTGCTTCTACGTCATCTGCGGTCTTGCCGCCGCCGCCGCGCAGGCCTTCTCCGATCCTGCCAGTGCGGTGCCGATGGTCGGCGCCTCCGGCGCCATCGGCGGGGTGATGGGTGCGTACGCGGTGACCTTCCCGCATGCGCGCGTCGACATGCTGATCACGCTCGGCTTCTACGTCACGCACGCGGCCGTGCCGGCCTATCTGATGCTCGGCTACTGGTTTCTGCTGCAGATCATCGGCGGCGTGCCCGCGCTGCAGAGCGAAGGAGGCGGCGTCGCGTTCTGGGCGCACGCCGGCGGCTTCCTTGCCGGAGTCGTGTTGTCGTTCGTGTTCCGCAATCCCGATCGCCTGGCCGCGCAGCACCGCGCGCGGATGCGACAGCAGCTGTTCGGTTACAGCGATTGA
- a CDS encoding (2Fe-2S)-binding protein produces MIVCECENVSDTRVRETIAKGARTIAEVTRRCGAGGCCRSCHPQIARMLRNAAAARAAEETGNAAPPLAAPAVVG; encoded by the coding sequence ATGATCGTCTGCGAATGCGAGAACGTTTCCGATACGAGGGTCCGCGAGACCATCGCCAAGGGTGCGCGCACCATTGCCGAAGTCACCCGACGCTGCGGCGCCGGCGGGTGCTGCCGCTCCTGCCATCCTCAGATTGCCCGCATGCTGCGCAATGCCGCTGCGGCGCGCGCGGCCGAAGAGACCGGCAACGCCGCGCCCCCCCTCGCAGCTCCCGCCGTCGTCGGCTGA
- a CDS encoding FAD:protein FMN transferase, with product MSSGRPCRRAGSPRDRCRRVAAVAALLLALPIVPASAAVAAMARTGAPVMGTILQVTVIADDDAAARRLADASIAEARRWDDILTTWRSDGELARLNARAGTGLVPVSADLFAALQQMQKLSVATGGAFDPVAGALSLHWRDESVPKPAPQPTLHRIAAALTLRDGKAALAKGTALDAGGIGKGIALDRIAGLLRAGGAQAAFADFGGSSQIAVGAPPGSAQGWNVLVTGLRTGQVAGLLLLRDRALSTSRAIGTGAAGPIIDPESAMPVAPPRLATVQASDAATAEAWSKAAVIRGRAGLQAARAARIEVRFEDGDGYFATPAFEALAPPSPQNSVETAPNVLEHEIQLPHSAGTGRGKR from the coding sequence ATGAGCAGCGGGCGGCCATGCAGGCGTGCCGGCTCGCCGCGCGACCGCTGCCGCCGCGTTGCCGCCGTAGCAGCGCTCCTGCTCGCGCTTCCGATCGTCCCCGCTTCGGCTGCTGTCGCGGCCATGGCCCGCACCGGCGCGCCGGTGATGGGTACGATCCTGCAGGTGACGGTCATTGCCGATGACGATGCCGCCGCGCGGCGCCTCGCCGACGCATCGATCGCCGAGGCCAGACGCTGGGACGACATCCTGACGACGTGGCGCTCCGACGGCGAGTTGGCCAGGCTCAACGCGCGCGCCGGCACCGGCCTGGTTCCCGTCAGCGCGGACCTTTTTGCCGCACTGCAACAGATGCAGAAGCTGTCGGTGGCGACCGGCGGCGCCTTTGATCCGGTGGCCGGAGCGCTGTCGCTTCACTGGCGCGACGAATCGGTGCCGAAGCCGGCGCCGCAGCCGACGCTTCATCGCATCGCAGCCGCGCTGACGCTGAGGGACGGCAAGGCGGCGCTGGCGAAAGGCACCGCACTGGATGCCGGCGGCATCGGCAAGGGCATCGCGCTCGATCGCATCGCCGGGCTGCTGCGCGCGGGCGGAGCGCAGGCGGCGTTCGCCGACTTCGGAGGCTCCAGCCAGATCGCCGTCGGCGCACCGCCCGGATCGGCGCAGGGGTGGAACGTGCTGGTGACCGGCCTTCGCACCGGCCAGGTCGCAGGCCTCCTGCTGCTGCGTGACCGCGCGCTCTCGACGTCGCGGGCGATCGGCACCGGCGCTGCCGGGCCCATCATCGACCCGGAGTCGGCAATGCCCGTCGCCCCGCCGCGTCTGGCTACCGTCCAGGCCTCAGATGCCGCAACCGCCGAGGCATGGTCGAAGGCGGCAGTCATCCGTGGTCGGGCCGGCCTGCAGGCGGCACGGGCCGCCCGCATCGAGGTGCGGTTCGAGGACGGCGACGGCTACTTCGCCACCCCCGCGTTCGAGGCACTGGCGCCCCCAAGTCCGCAGAATTCTGTCGAAACCGCCCCCAACGTGCTTGAACATGAAATTCAACTTCCGCATAGTGCGGGCACAGGACGGGGTAAGCGATGA
- a CDS encoding FMN-binding protein, giving the protein MLVAAGLAVLAGPAAPAGATVFHARDEALQLAFPDADRVEPQNHYLTDEQRAQIEKRARAKVESSLVTVYTGHRGGELLGYAIFDTHIVRTLPETFLVVLSPAGEVRATHVLAFHEPLEYLPTERWLGLFKGKTAADELRLGQEIAAITGSTLSAQAVTDGIRRVLAIHAVLLQGK; this is encoded by the coding sequence ATGCTGGTCGCCGCAGGCCTTGCCGTCCTGGCAGGGCCTGCGGCGCCGGCCGGCGCCACCGTCTTCCATGCGCGCGACGAGGCACTGCAGCTTGCCTTTCCCGACGCGGACCGCGTCGAGCCCCAGAACCACTATCTGACCGACGAGCAGCGCGCGCAGATCGAAAAGCGCGCGCGCGCCAAGGTCGAGTCCAGCCTCGTCACCGTGTACACCGGGCATCGCGGCGGCGAGCTCCTCGGCTATGCCATCTTCGACACGCACATCGTCCGCACCCTTCCCGAGACGTTTCTGGTCGTGCTGAGCCCCGCGGGCGAGGTTCGGGCAACGCACGTGCTGGCGTTTCACGAGCCGCTCGAATACCTGCCGACGGAGCGGTGGCTCGGTCTGTTCAAGGGCAAGACCGCAGCCGACGAGCTGCGGCTCGGGCAGGAGATCGCCGCCATCACCGGCTCCACGCTCAGCGCGCAGGCCGTCACCGACGGCATCCGGCGCGTGCTCGCCATCCATGCGGTGCTGCTGCAGGGGAAGTAG
- a CDS encoding FAD:protein FMN transferase, whose protein sequence is MSLARHDLSALASPRFTPLLAATLCLLGAAAPAPAEEVREAQRLLGAIVETVVDAPDRQTGEYWIDQAVEVGRRLERELRTDDERSEVGKLNQQAGQGPVRVTVDLYRLLTLSQLLSRITGGAFDPTVGALVRARSMAAEAGREVEDAVDAALGHVGYDRVILHPPDRVELARAGMALDFGLLAKGYAASRMAARLRELGATRALLRFGDVYVAIGPGRRDPPWRIDVPRGNAIAGSIALRDRAAAIVHSLQGTDDGQRASGARSGGGHGPHIIDPRSGRWIEADRQAVVVALDAAIAAGWAVAMIVDPDGVAALLETPRDVHALGYDEHGEHRTSRFDAVAGYDSARRSTRRDAGADATGKAAATHGERDREAGRNDAGAGEHRGAEEEAAAEQGNPPPPPDDPTPLRSPADESHEENEQAASPMEEDLREQQPPSGDGRQ, encoded by the coding sequence TTGAGCCTCGCCCGCCACGACCTCAGCGCCTTGGCGAGCCCCCGCTTCACGCCGCTGCTCGCGGCAACCCTTTGCCTTCTCGGCGCGGCGGCGCCGGCGCCGGCCGAGGAGGTGCGCGAGGCGCAGCGTCTGCTCGGCGCGATCGTGGAGACCGTCGTCGACGCGCCCGATCGCCAGACCGGCGAATACTGGATCGATCAGGCCGTCGAGGTCGGACGCAGGCTCGAACGCGAGCTGCGAACCGACGACGAGCGCAGCGAGGTCGGCAAGCTCAATCAGCAGGCAGGGCAGGGCCCGGTGCGCGTCACGGTCGATCTGTACCGACTGCTGACGCTTTCGCAGCTTCTGTCGCGGATCACCGGCGGCGCCTTCGATCCGACGGTCGGCGCCCTCGTTCGTGCGCGCAGCATGGCAGCCGAAGCCGGTCGCGAGGTCGAGGATGCTGTCGATGCCGCGCTCGGCCACGTCGGCTACGATCGCGTGATCCTGCATCCACCGGATCGCGTCGAGCTGGCGCGCGCCGGCATGGCGCTCGACTTCGGCCTGCTGGCCAAAGGCTACGCTGCATCGCGGATGGCGGCGCGGCTTCGCGAGCTCGGTGCAACGCGTGCGCTGCTGCGCTTCGGCGACGTTTACGTCGCCATCGGTCCGGGCAGACGCGACCCGCCATGGCGCATCGACGTCCCGCGCGGCAACGCCATCGCCGGCAGCATCGCGCTTCGCGATCGCGCAGCCGCCATCGTGCACTCGCTGCAAGGCACCGACGACGGCCAGCGGGCGTCCGGCGCACGCAGCGGTGGCGGCCATGGCCCTCACATCATCGATCCGCGCAGCGGTCGCTGGATCGAGGCCGATCGCCAGGCCGTCGTCGTCGCACTCGATGCGGCCATCGCCGCCGGATGGGCGGTGGCCATGATCGTCGATCCCGATGGCGTGGCGGCGCTGCTGGAGACGCCGCGCGACGTCCATGCGCTCGGCTACGACGAGCATGGCGAGCACCGCACGTCCCGCTTCGACGCCGTCGCCGGCTACGACAGCGCCAGGCGCTCGACGCGAAGGGACGCCGGCGCGGACGCCACCGGCAAGGCGGCAGCGACCCACGGCGAACGCGATCGAGAGGCAGGCAGGAACGACGCCGGCGCGGGGGAGCATCGCGGTGCCGAGGAAGAGGCCGCCGCCGAGCAAGGCAATCCACCGCCCCCGCCCGACGACCCGACCCCTCTTCGTTCGCCCGCCGACGAGAGCCACGAGGAGAACGAGCAGGCCGCGTCGCCGATGGAGGAGGACCTGCGCGAGCAGCAGCCGCCCAGCGGCGACGGTAGACAGTGA
- a CDS encoding nitronate monooxygenase has product MATMLPTAFTTLVGCARPLQLAAMPRINTPELISAVVGAGGLGMIGLPMLPPPLAATVLDELAGCCRGPFGVNFLMPFLDVEVVDVAAPRARVLEFFYGEPDAELVRRAAAGGAVVGWQVGSRAEAEAAVAAGCRYVVAQGLEAGGHVRGTTPLRDLLVEVKAAVSVPIVAAGGIGCARDVADAFDRGAAAVRVGTRFVATAESDAHPLYVRALLEAEADDTVLTEKFSAMWPNAPHRVLQSAVDAADADTNESVGETDMGPGMRITLPRFAVVAPTRDTTGNVAAMALYAGRSVASVREIAKAADVVRELCDGAERLLQEERLGD; this is encoded by the coding sequence ATGGCGACCATGCTACCCACCGCATTCACCACCCTCGTCGGATGCGCCCGACCGCTGCAGCTCGCGGCCATGCCGCGCATCAACACGCCGGAGCTGATCTCGGCAGTGGTGGGCGCCGGCGGCCTCGGCATGATCGGGCTGCCGATGCTGCCGCCGCCGCTGGCGGCGACGGTGCTCGACGAGCTTGCCGGCTGCTGCCGCGGTCCCTTCGGCGTCAACTTCCTGATGCCGTTCCTCGACGTCGAGGTCGTCGATGTCGCGGCACCGCGCGCGCGCGTTCTGGAGTTCTTCTACGGAGAGCCCGACGCGGAGCTGGTTCGCCGCGCCGCCGCCGGCGGCGCGGTCGTCGGATGGCAGGTCGGCTCGCGCGCGGAAGCCGAAGCGGCGGTCGCCGCCGGGTGCCGCTACGTCGTCGCGCAGGGCCTGGAGGCCGGCGGGCACGTGCGCGGCACGACGCCGCTGCGCGATCTCCTGGTGGAGGTGAAGGCGGCGGTATCGGTTCCCATCGTTGCCGCAGGCGGCATCGGATGCGCGCGCGACGTTGCGGACGCGTTCGACCGTGGAGCGGCAGCGGTGCGCGTCGGCACGCGTTTCGTCGCGACGGCCGAATCGGACGCGCATCCGCTGTACGTGCGTGCGCTGCTGGAGGCCGAAGCCGACGATACGGTGCTGACGGAGAAGTTCTCGGCGATGTGGCCGAACGCGCCGCATCGCGTGCTGCAGTCGGCGGTCGATGCCGCCGATGCCGACACCAACGAAAGCGTGGGCGAGACCGACATGGGCCCGGGCATGCGCATCACACTGCCGCGCTTCGCCGTCGTCGCGCCGACGCGCGACACGACCGGCAACGTCGCCGCGATGGCGCTGTACGCCGGCCGCTCGGTCGCGAGCGTGCGGGAGATCGCGAAGGCCGCCGATGTTGTGCGCGAGTTGTGCGACGGCGCCGAGCGTCTGCTGCAGGAGGAGCGGCTCGGAGACTAG